In Bacteroidota bacterium, one DNA window encodes the following:
- a CDS encoding glycosyltransferase family 9 protein — MKKILIVRTDKIGDMVLTLPMAQAIKLADPECRVVFMSQPYTTPIVKLSRFVDEIVEYDGSYYWGLIKAFRRIRPDAVVLLSPKARYAIASFFAGIPIRVGKGYRWYSFFTNRNVFEHRRTAERNEAAYNLRMLASLGIDADEELLPQLDLSILPTVSIPTQPYIVLHTQTGGSAPIWDADKWSELGSALNQTFGFPVVLTGTAFESEFLFTLCERMKHSRLDVHIQPQSDLATLCSVLSKAALVIAGSTGPGHIAAALGTPTIGLFPRATALSKERWGFRGKRAINLDATVAPRPECPQCKNCNCVSSITIGQVIDAARTLMNQ, encoded by the coding sequence GTGAAGAAGATACTTATCGTTCGGACCGACAAGATTGGTGATATGGTACTGACGCTGCCGATGGCTCAGGCGATCAAACTCGCGGACCCGGAATGCAGGGTCGTCTTCATGTCGCAGCCATATACAACACCGATCGTCAAACTTTCGCGGTTCGTCGATGAGATCGTAGAATACGATGGTTCGTACTATTGGGGACTCATCAAGGCCTTTCGGCGTATACGACCGGATGCTGTCGTTCTCCTTTCGCCGAAGGCTCGTTATGCGATCGCCTCGTTCTTCGCCGGCATTCCCATTCGTGTCGGCAAAGGATACCGATGGTATTCGTTTTTCACGAATCGCAACGTATTCGAGCATCGCCGAACTGCCGAACGAAACGAAGCTGCTTATAATCTTCGGATGCTTGCATCTCTTGGCATCGATGCAGATGAAGAGTTACTACCACAACTCGATTTGAGTATATTACCAACTGTTTCCATTCCGACTCAGCCATACATCGTCCTCCATACCCAAACCGGCGGCTCTGCCCCGATCTGGGATGCGGATAAATGGAGCGAACTTGGGTCGGCACTGAATCAAACATTCGGGTTTCCGGTCGTGCTGACAGGTACAGCGTTCGAGAGTGAATTCTTGTTCACCCTCTGCGAACGAATGAAACACTCGCGGCTGGATGTTCATATACAACCACAGAGTGATTTGGCAACGCTCTGTAGCGTTCTTTCAAAGGCCGCACTTGTGATTGCCGGAAGTACCGGACCGGGGCATATCGCCGCCGCACTCGGAACCCCGACGATCGGGCTCTTCCCGCGTGCAACGGCACTCTCGAAAGAGCGCTGGGGGTTCCGCGGGAAACGCGCTATAAACCTCGACGCCACGGTCGCACCGAGGCCCGAATGTCCACAGTGCAAGAATTGTAATTGTGTTTCGTCTATTACAATCGGCCAAGTCATCGACGCAGCCAGAACGCTCATGAACCAGTAG
- a CDS encoding DUF3108 domain-containing protein has protein sequence MQLLHLLLPLLVAFGATGANIAHAQTANGALRSLNNSAFTVGERLTFDISYGFITAGQAVMTIPDYKYVNGRQTYEINTYAVSTETMDNVFKVRDKYATYLDVDGIYPHRFEQHVREGKYTKDYEAFFDQEEGTAETDDGQKYKIPRFVHDILSAFYYVRVLDLKHYHKGDKITLENFYDGKVHPLDVMVLGRQQVEVAAGTFNCVVVEPMVVAGGLFKNEGSIQVWLSDDENKIPVKMVSKVLIGSISVDLTSYAGLKNVATAKVN, from the coding sequence ATGCAATTACTTCATTTGCTTCTCCCCCTTCTCGTCGCCTTCGGAGCGACGGGGGCCAATATAGCGCACGCACAAACGGCAAATGGTGCATTGCGTTCGCTCAACAATTCGGCCTTTACCGTGGGTGAACGTCTCACGTTCGATATCAGCTACGGCTTCATCACGGCAGGACAGGCGGTGATGACGATCCCGGACTATAAATATGTCAACGGCCGTCAAACCTACGAAATCAATACATACGCCGTCTCGACCGAGACGATGGATAACGTATTCAAAGTTCGCGATAAATATGCGACCTATCTCGACGTCGATGGAATATACCCGCACCGCTTCGAGCAACATGTTCGCGAAGGCAAATACACCAAGGATTACGAAGCATTTTTCGATCAGGAAGAAGGCACGGCAGAAACCGACGACGGGCAGAAGTATAAAATACCCCGATTTGTACACGACATCCTCAGTGCGTTCTACTATGTCCGGGTGTTGGATCTAAAGCATTATCACAAAGGCGACAAGATCACGCTCGAGAATTTTTACGACGGGAAGGTTCATCCGCTCGACGTCATGGTACTTGGGCGGCAGCAGGTCGAAGTTGCAGCCGGGACATTCAACTGTGTGGTCGTCGAGCCGATGGTCGTCGCCGGCGGGTTGTTCAAAAATGAAGGATCAATCCAAGTGTGGCTCTCGGACGATGAAAACAAGATCCCGGTGAAAATGGTATCGAAGGTCCTGATCGGCAGCATTAGCGTCGATCTGACGAGCTATGCCGGGTTGAAGAATGTGGCGACCGCCAAGGTCAACTGA
- a CDS encoding dienelactone hydrolase family protein — MNAAALQYTVREPKNPTNGQTPAIIVLHGYGANELDLIPVATAASDTHKVISLRAPIELPWGGYAWYHLEQSIQGLRADLESRLRSETLVMEALPTLIEQEGLDADRIVLMGFSQGSAMCYSLIARHDLGTIGITLQGVAAMSGYIPRDALEPLAAKNLNGLPVFLSHGEYDELIPFISLDESRTQLTRAGANVTADIYEIGHGIDEDVLGDLRRWFSKYTK; from the coding sequence ATGAACGCCGCAGCACTTCAGTACACCGTACGCGAACCGAAGAATCCGACCAACGGACAAACGCCTGCCATTATCGTGTTGCATGGGTATGGCGCAAACGAGCTTGATCTAATCCCGGTTGCGACGGCTGCCTCCGACACACACAAAGTAATCAGCCTTCGTGCTCCGATCGAATTGCCATGGGGCGGATATGCGTGGTATCACCTCGAGCAGTCGATCCAGGGACTTCGTGCCGACCTCGAATCCAGACTCCGTTCTGAGACCCTTGTGATGGAGGCTCTCCCCACCCTTATCGAACAAGAAGGCCTCGATGCCGACCGAATTGTGCTGATGGGGTTCAGCCAGGGAAGCGCAATGTGCTATAGCCTTATCGCTCGCCATGATCTCGGAACGATCGGTATTACGCTTCAGGGTGTTGCGGCCATGAGCGGATACATCCCTCGCGATGCACTCGAGCCGTTGGCTGCAAAAAACCTAAACGGACTCCCGGTGTTTTTATCCCACGGCGAGTATGACGAATTAATCCCGTTCATTTCGCTCGACGAATCACGAACGCAGTTAACCCGTGCCGGTGCAAATGTAACGGCCGATATTTATGAGATCGGTCACGGTATCGACGAGGATGTGCTCGGAGACCTCCGCCGTTGGTTTTCCAAGTACACGAAATAG
- a CDS encoding sigma-70 family RNA polymerase sigma factor codes for MSTEINTVVDQLFRQESGKLASSLSRAFGLSRLGVVEDIVQDTLLAALQNWSFRGVPENPTAWLHRVAKNKAVDWIRTRQRDPQVWNESIPGLAAATHSMEIEQHFLSWEIADSQLRMMFACCHPGISEESQIALVLKTLCGFSVREIANAFLTNEASIEKRLGRARKYFREHRIELEVPSRQAVHDRTGTVLRSLYLLFNEGYKRTDSEGLLNRDLCLEALRLALLLADHAEVGTPESMALVSLMSFHAARFEARTDVNGEIVLLSEQDRSQWNPTLIDNGVRYLERSRPDINISTYHLEAAIQSLHCTAATFEQTNWAAILGLYKRLNTLSPSPVTTLHMAVPVCRVHGPATAIGLLRSAPLTEYYLYHSVLGHCLEQAGIVSEAIASYEAALRLTKNEREKHLLLARLDVLRADGGSKMR; via the coding sequence GTGAGCACAGAGATCAATACCGTTGTCGACCAGCTATTCCGACAAGAATCCGGAAAGCTCGCCTCCTCGCTTTCGAGAGCATTCGGGTTGTCTCGGTTGGGGGTTGTCGAAGATATTGTACAGGATACGCTGCTCGCAGCATTGCAAAATTGGTCGTTTCGCGGCGTCCCGGAAAATCCAACCGCCTGGCTTCATCGTGTCGCCAAGAATAAAGCAGTTGACTGGATCAGAACGCGTCAGCGGGATCCACAAGTCTGGAATGAGTCCATTCCCGGGCTTGCTGCCGCAACGCATTCGATGGAGATCGAGCAGCACTTTCTTTCCTGGGAGATCGCCGACTCGCAACTTCGAATGATGTTCGCCTGCTGTCATCCGGGGATTTCCGAAGAATCGCAGATCGCACTGGTTCTCAAAACGCTGTGTGGATTTAGTGTTCGCGAGATTGCAAATGCCTTCTTGACAAACGAAGCGAGTATCGAAAAACGACTCGGCCGCGCACGCAAGTACTTCCGAGAGCACCGTATCGAATTGGAAGTACCATCGCGTCAGGCCGTCCACGATCGGACCGGGACAGTCTTGCGAAGCCTCTATCTGCTCTTCAACGAGGGGTACAAACGGACCGACAGCGAGGGCTTGCTCAATCGGGATTTGTGTCTCGAAGCATTACGGCTTGCCCTCTTGCTCGCAGACCATGCGGAAGTGGGCACACCGGAGTCAATGGCTCTTGTCTCATTGATGAGTTTTCACGCCGCTCGTTTCGAAGCGCGAACCGATGTGAACGGCGAAATCGTCCTGCTTTCAGAGCAGGATCGTTCACAATGGAATCCGACACTGATAGACAACGGCGTGCGCTATCTTGAACGATCGCGACCGGATATCAATATCAGCACATATCATCTTGAAGCAGCGATCCAGTCGCTGCACTGCACCGCTGCAACCTTTGAGCAGACCAATTGGGCTGCGATTCTTGGCTTGTACAAACGTCTGAATACGCTTTCGCCGAGTCCGGTCACGACGTTGCATATGGCTGTCCCTGTCTGCCGTGTTCATGGTCCTGCCACCGCGATCGGATTGCTTCGTTCAGCCCCGCTCACCGAATATTATCTGTATCATTCTGTCCTCGGTCATTGCTTGGAGCAGGCCGGAATCGTGTCGGAAGCGATCGCGTCTTACGAAGCAGCCCTCCGCCTGACCAAAAACGAACGCGAGAAACATTTACTACTCGCCCGACTCGACGTGCTCCGTGCCGACGGAGGATCGAAAATGCGGTGA
- the tdh gene encoding L-threonine 3-dehydrogenase: protein MADTMMALRKTKRARGAEMQEIRIPDIKPDEVLIKIHASSLCGTDVHIYNWDEWAQSRIKTVPYTVGHETSGTVVKAGSMVKRAKEGDVVSVETHIPCGHCKQCLTGKMHVCHNLKILGVDTDGAFAEYLAVPDVVVWKSDTSIHPDLLSIQEPLGNAVHATLMEPVHGKSVVILGEGPVGLFSVGVARASGASNIFVTGMDPFRLGIAKKMGADVTIDVTKENAVEIIKEGTGGLGADVVLEMSGAPRAMQDGVAALRRGGRYCFFGIFKDNLVPTPLNDIIFNGGTFYGINGRLMFDTWFTVSNLLASGRLDVNPVVTHRLALTDYEQAFELMTEVPKKAGKIILFPGGVPKQ, encoded by the coding sequence ATGGCAGATACGATGATGGCTCTGCGCAAGACCAAGCGCGCACGCGGAGCCGAAATGCAGGAGATCCGCATCCCGGACATCAAGCCGGACGAGGTGCTCATTAAGATCCACGCTTCGAGTCTTTGTGGAACGGACGTACATATCTATAATTGGGACGAATGGGCCCAGAGCCGTATTAAAACCGTGCCCTATACCGTCGGGCATGAGACGAGCGGCACGGTCGTCAAAGCCGGCTCGATGGTCAAACGCGCAAAAGAAGGCGATGTGGTCTCTGTCGAGACGCATATCCCCTGCGGCCACTGTAAGCAATGCCTGACCGGCAAAATGCATGTCTGCCATAATCTGAAAATCCTTGGCGTCGATACCGACGGTGCATTCGCCGAGTATCTTGCCGTGCCAGACGTTGTCGTCTGGAAAAGCGACACGTCCATCCACCCCGATCTTCTCTCAATCCAGGAGCCGCTCGGCAATGCCGTGCATGCAACGTTGATGGAGCCTGTTCACGGCAAATCCGTGGTGATCCTCGGCGAGGGACCCGTCGGTCTGTTCTCTGTCGGAGTTGCCCGTGCAAGCGGTGCGTCGAATATCTTCGTCACCGGCATGGACCCCTTCCGTCTCGGCATCGCGAAGAAGATGGGCGCCGACGTCACGATCGACGTCACCAAAGAAAACGCGGTCGAGATCATCAAAGAAGGTACCGGAGGGCTCGGCGCAGATGTCGTGCTTGAAATGTCGGGTGCACCACGGGCCATGCAAGATGGCGTCGCCGCACTTCGCCGTGGAGGCCGTTACTGTTTCTTCGGCATCTTCAAAGATAATCTTGTGCCGACGCCGCTCAACGATATCATTTTCAATGGCGGTACATTCTACGGCATCAACGGGCGCTTGATGTTCGATACATGGTTTACGGTTTCGAACCTGCTCGCCTCGGGGCGTCTGGACGTCAATCCGGTGGTCACTCACCGGTTGGCTCTGACGGATTACGAGCAGGCGTTCGAACTCATGACCGAGGTGCCTAAAAAGGCCGGTAAGATCATTCTGTTCCCCGGCGGAGTACCCAAACAATAA
- a CDS encoding ABC transporter substrate-binding protein, producing MTDVKPLQIGHSPDPDDAFMFYGFGSGKVTIPGYEIDHVLDDIQLLNVRAMTAELPVTAISAHAYPYVAKDYWIMKTGASMGEGYGPIIVSKKYKTIDELKGKTIAQPGKLTTANLLLRSWYPDLQTVEMAFDKIIDAVLADEVDAGLLIHEGQLTWASYGLNNLVDFGIKWQEETNGLPLPLGLDLVRKDFGLEQAVKVREALQASIKAAYDDPDGSIPYAMQWGRGIDNELGGKFVKMYVNDVTYDMGERGRKALHYLFALGAKNGIIPEVGEFELI from the coding sequence ATGACAGACGTTAAGCCCCTTCAGATCGGCCATTCGCCGGACCCGGACGATGCCTTTATGTTCTATGGTTTTGGATCCGGCAAGGTAACCATCCCCGGCTACGAGATCGATCATGTGCTCGACGATATCCAGTTGCTCAATGTTCGCGCGATGACGGCAGAATTGCCGGTCACCGCGATCAGCGCACATGCATATCCGTATGTCGCAAAGGATTACTGGATCATGAAGACCGGCGCGTCGATGGGCGAAGGGTATGGCCCGATCATCGTCTCGAAGAAATACAAGACGATAGACGAACTCAAGGGCAAGACAATCGCACAACCGGGCAAGCTGACAACGGCGAACTTGCTTTTACGCTCGTGGTACCCCGATCTACAGACCGTTGAGATGGCATTCGACAAAATTATCGATGCCGTGCTTGCAGACGAAGTCGATGCGGGGTTGCTCATCCACGAAGGTCAGCTCACCTGGGCAAGCTATGGGCTCAATAACCTTGTCGATTTCGGCATCAAGTGGCAAGAAGAAACAAACGGGCTTCCGTTGCCTCTCGGCCTCGATCTTGTCCGAAAGGATTTCGGATTGGAGCAAGCGGTCAAAGTTCGTGAAGCGCTTCAAGCATCGATCAAAGCTGCCTATGACGATCCTGACGGATCGATTCCGTATGCGATGCAATGGGGCCGTGGCATCGACAACGAACTTGGAGGCAAGTTCGTGAAGATGTACGTCAATGACGTTACCTACGACATGGGCGAACGCGGGCGCAAGGCGCTTCACTATCTGTTTGCTCTTGGGGCAAAGAATGGGATCATCCCCGAGGTTGGAGAATTCGAATTGATCTAA
- the mqnC gene encoding dehypoxanthine futalosine cyclase, which produces MLQAIKTKVFSNERLSNEEGLWLLKNGSLLDLAEMAEHVRYRHNPERRVTFVIDSNPNYTNVCNIDCIFCAFYRHEADADAYTYSVDQMIEKFKGAAKRGVRTILLQGGVNPNIPFEYYLEMVRRTRAEVPTIHPHFYSTSEIIGMSDVSGLTVPQVLQALYDVGLNSIPGGGAEILSDRVKKKISNKKGTSADWMTVMREAHKIGYKTTATMMYGHLENDEDIVEHLNAIRDLQDEYQGFTAFIPWSFKPGNTPLEKIISTYASGTRYLQMIAFSRIFLDNFSHIQGSWFSEGKKTGQMSLHFGADDFGGTIEDENVHASANFVHTTSVKEMVDLIRDAGFTPAERTTLYDIVAEYGDGEYPQSVIDSARLHHHINADVVLPTLAVVQ; this is translated from the coding sequence ATGCTACAGGCGATCAAGACAAAAGTATTTTCGAACGAACGACTCAGCAACGAGGAAGGCCTCTGGTTGTTGAAGAACGGGTCGTTGCTTGACCTTGCGGAGATGGCAGAGCATGTGCGCTATCGCCACAACCCGGAGCGTCGAGTCACGTTCGTTATCGACTCAAACCCGAACTACACGAACGTCTGCAACATCGACTGCATCTTCTGTGCGTTCTATCGGCATGAAGCAGACGCCGATGCGTACACCTACTCGGTCGATCAGATGATTGAGAAATTCAAAGGCGCCGCCAAGCGTGGCGTTCGGACGATCTTGTTGCAAGGCGGCGTGAATCCGAATATCCCGTTCGAATACTATCTTGAGATGGTACGCCGCACCCGCGCAGAAGTGCCGACGATCCACCCCCATTTTTACTCGACGAGCGAGATCATCGGCATGAGCGACGTGTCAGGTCTGACGGTCCCACAGGTCTTGCAAGCGCTCTATGATGTAGGTCTGAACTCGATCCCTGGTGGTGGTGCAGAGATACTCAGCGATCGCGTAAAGAAAAAGATCTCGAACAAGAAAGGGACGAGCGCGGATTGGATGACGGTCATGCGTGAAGCGCATAAGATCGGGTATAAGACCACGGCCACCATGATGTACGGTCACCTGGAGAATGACGAAGATATCGTCGAGCACCTGAACGCTATTCGAGATCTACAGGATGAATATCAGGGGTTTACCGCATTCATCCCCTGGAGCTTTAAGCCGGGAAATACGCCGCTTGAGAAGATCATCTCGACGTATGCATCGGGCACACGGTATTTGCAGATGATCGCCTTTAGCCGCATCTTCCTCGACAATTTCTCTCATATTCAGGGATCGTGGTTTTCGGAAGGAAAGAAGACAGGCCAGATGTCGCTGCATTTTGGTGCAGATGATTTCGGGGGGACGATCGAGGATGAGAACGTCCATGCGTCCGCGAATTTCGTACATACCACTTCAGTAAAGGAAATGGTCGATCTCATCCGAGATGCAGGCTTCACGCCGGCCGAGCGTACGACCCTCTACGATATCGTCGCGGAGTACGGCGACGGAGAATATCCTCAATCGGTGATCGACTCGGCACGTTTGCACCATCACATCAACGCCGACGTTGTTCTGCCGACGCTTGCCGTGGTGCAGTGA
- the mqnE gene encoding aminofutalosine synthase MqnE, with translation MLSSKQLTFRDPALAPIWDKVRAGIRLSLEDGVVLYHTHDVIGLGRMANEVARAKSGDAVYFVLNQKFEPTNICVLSCKFCDFAVKKGDPEGYEQTIEEMLGMLNPDIREVHITMGLHPDWEWQYYVDMVRRIKEDFPLIDVKAFTAVEIDFFAKKFKKTHEEVLRELKAVGLRTMPGGGAEVFSERVRKLLFNQKIGAKTWFEVHRTAHKMGINSNVTMLYGHVETIEERLEHMIKLRDVQDETGGFLSFIPLAFQPGDTGIKTRNNFTSAIDDLKTIAVSRLMLDNIPHIKAYWVMLTAEVAAIALNFGADDMDGTVGYERIAHDAGATSPMQMAKEKLVSIIHEAGKVPVERDVWYNPLHIFPPKDSTVVSKMPYLNSVPFYSAYRTDSAELKLLPLVPHVFGQFATEGLVDAGPMSLMDYVANQDQFEMMDYGVAVSGKAYSVLLYSHFQWNELSGKRIGITAETSTSVELLRVLLEKKYGVKNVTFERLHLTSGQNDYTKFDAVLLIGDEALRRWKLGLATFLNVYDLAEEWTAWKKMPFVFAVWAVRNSVDPGLKAEIGGAIERSLRETKGHYAEVGREHAKRIGLTREDLEMYLGTFTYELGEPEKAAIEEFLKEQAVLA, from the coding sequence ATGCTATCATCCAAACAACTGACGTTTCGTGACCCGGCGCTGGCGCCGATCTGGGATAAAGTCCGCGCAGGGATACGCCTTTCGCTTGAGGACGGTGTCGTTCTCTATCATACCCATGACGTGATCGGTCTCGGCCGTATGGCTAATGAGGTCGCGCGCGCCAAGAGCGGCGATGCGGTGTATTTCGTGCTGAATCAGAAGTTCGAGCCGACGAATATCTGCGTTCTGAGTTGCAAGTTCTGCGACTTTGCCGTCAAGAAGGGGGATCCGGAAGGTTACGAGCAGACGATCGAGGAAATGCTCGGGATGCTTAACCCGGACATCCGTGAAGTGCATATCACGATGGGGCTGCACCCGGATTGGGAATGGCAGTACTACGTCGATATGGTCCGCCGCATCAAGGAAGATTTTCCGCTGATCGACGTGAAGGCATTCACGGCCGTCGAGATCGACTTTTTTGCGAAGAAATTTAAGAAGACACACGAGGAAGTACTTCGTGAGCTCAAGGCGGTCGGATTGCGAACGATGCCGGGCGGCGGTGCAGAAGTCTTTAGCGAACGCGTACGCAAACTGCTCTTCAATCAGAAGATTGGTGCCAAGACGTGGTTTGAGGTGCATCGTACCGCCCATAAGATGGGGATCAACTCGAACGTCACCATGCTCTACGGTCATGTCGAGACGATCGAAGAGCGGCTCGAGCACATGATCAAGCTTCGCGATGTACAAGACGAAACGGGCGGCTTCCTTTCGTTTATTCCGCTGGCCTTCCAACCCGGAGATACGGGGATCAAGACCCGTAATAATTTTACGAGCGCCATCGACGACCTCAAGACCATCGCCGTAAGCCGGTTGATGCTCGATAATATCCCCCATATCAAAGCATACTGGGTGATGCTCACCGCGGAAGTCGCAGCGATTGCGTTGAACTTCGGCGCCGACGATATGGACGGCACGGTTGGGTACGAACGTATCGCCCATGATGCCGGGGCAACAAGCCCAATGCAGATGGCGAAAGAGAAATTGGTCTCGATCATCCACGAAGCAGGGAAAGTCCCGGTCGAGCGCGATGTGTGGTATAATCCGTTGCACATCTTTCCGCCGAAGGATTCTACGGTCGTCAGCAAGATGCCGTATCTGAATTCGGTGCCGTTCTACTCGGCGTACCGTACCGACTCGGCAGAGCTGAAATTGCTGCCGTTGGTGCCGCATGTATTCGGACAGTTCGCCACGGAAGGACTTGTCGATGCCGGCCCGATGTCGCTTATGGATTACGTCGCGAATCAGGATCAGTTCGAGATGATGGACTACGGCGTTGCGGTCAGCGGCAAGGCATATTCCGTGCTGCTGTACTCGCACTTCCAGTGGAATGAGCTTTCCGGCAAGCGCATCGGGATCACGGCCGAGACATCGACGAGTGTCGAATTGCTGCGGGTACTGTTGGAAAAGAAGTACGGCGTGAAGAATGTTACGTTCGAGCGGCTGCACCTAACGAGCGGACAGAACGATTACACCAAATTCGATGCCGTACTTCTGATCGGTGATGAAGCATTGCGCCGTTGGAAGCTCGGCTTGGCGACGTTCTTGAATGTATACGATCTTGCAGAGGAATGGACGGCATGGAAGAAGATGCCGTTCGTCTTTGCAGTGTGGGCTGTTCGTAACAGCGTGGACCCCGGATTAAAGGCTGAGATCGGCGGTGCGATCGAACGTTCGCTTCGCGAAACAAAGGGGCACTATGCCGAGGTCGGGCGCGAACACGCCAAACGAATCGGCTTGACCCGAGAAGACCTTGAAATGTACCTCGGTACATTTACGTATGAACTCGGCGAGCCGGAGAAGGCTGCGATCGAGGAGTTTTTGAAAGAACAAGCAGTACTTGCATAG